The DNA region ACGGACTGTTTAGGGAGTGGACTACGGCATGTACGCCCGCATCATCGGAACCGGCAGGTATCTTCCCGAGAAGGTCCTGACCAATGCCGATCTCGAGAAGATGGTCGATACCAACGACCAGTGGATCCGGGAACGCACGGGCATTGCCCAGCGTCACGTGGCGGCCGAAGGGCAGACAACCTGTGACCTGGCCGAGAACGCGGCGCGACAGGCCATGGAAATGGCCGAAGTGTCGCCTGACGAGATCGATCTGCTGTTGGTCGGCACAACCACTCCGGACGTGGTCTTTCCATCAACTGCCTGCCTGCTTCAGCACCGCCTGGGGCTCGGTGAATGCGGTGCTTTCGATGTCAACGCGGCCTGCTCCGGATTCATCTACGCGCTGTCGGTGGCCGATCAGTACATCCGCAACGGCAATGCCGGCAAGGTGCTCGTGGTGGGTGCCGAGACCCTGACCCGCATGATCGACTGGAACGATCGGGCCACCTGTGTGCTGTTTGGCGATGGTGCCGGTGCAGCAGTGCTGACGGCAGACAGTGAGCCAGGCATCATGTCGACTCA from Wenzhouxiangella sp. AB-CW3 includes:
- a CDS encoding beta-ketoacyl-ACP synthase III, with the translated sequence MYARIIGTGRYLPEKVLTNADLEKMVDTNDQWIRERTGIAQRHVAAEGQTTCDLAENAARQAMEMAEVSPDEIDLLLVGTTTPDVVFPSTACLLQHRLGLGECGAFDVNAACSGFIYALSVADQYIRNGNAGKVLVVGAETLTRMIDWNDRATCVLFGDGAGAAVLTADSEPGIMSTHIHANGGYSDLLKVDVGVSRGFRAEERGGLAVSMRGNEVFKVAVNTLGRIVDETLAANQLEKEDLDWLIPHQANLRIIKATARKLRMSMDQVVVTVDQHGNTSAASVPMALDVAVRSGRIQRGDKLLLEAFGGGFTWGAALIAY